The genomic DNA CGAAGAGGATGCGGAAAAACTCGCCGCGCTGGCGCGGGAAAAGGAGGCGGGGCTCATCGTATGCGGACTTCCTTTCAATTTCGACGGCAGCGAATCGGCGCAGACGATCAAGACGAAAAAGTTTGCGCAGCTTTTAGAAGCGCGCACCGAACTTCCCGTCGTGTTCGAGGACGAGCGCTTTACCACCATGGAGGCGGAGCGCGTTTTGATATCGGGCGGCGTGCGGCGCGAAAACCGCAAACAGTCCATCGACAGTATAGCGGCTTCCTATATATTGGAGGGCTATTTGAATAAAAGAAATAAAGGAGCGAACCAATGAGCAAAGACAAACAAATGCACGACGAAGAGTGCGACTGCTGCGAGGAGGACGTCAATATCGTCGATCTCGTGGACGACGAAGGAAAGGTTCATAAATGCTATCACATCGGTACGATCGAGTATAAGAACGGCTGGTATGCCTTCTTTCAGCCCGCCGACGAAGAGGAGGACGACGAGGATTCCGTCACCATTTTGCAGATCGTGGGCGAAGAGGGCGAAGAAGAACTCGTACCCGTCGAGGACGACAAACTTCTGGACGAGGTATTCGAAGAGTTCTGCCGTATCATGGAAGAGGACGAGGACGCGGACGAGGCGGCAAGTCTCGACACCGAATTCGAAGAGGGCTGCGGCTGCGGTTGCGTACATCACGACCACAAGCATCCCAAGGAAGACAAATAAGTTCACCTTTCGGCTTTTGCGCGGCGCAAGACTAAGATTTTGCGCCGCGTTTTTGTAAAAACGGGACAAGTACCGTGAAAATCGCTTGCAATCGGCGGTAGGATATGGTAAAATAATATGGCTAAAAATTCACACCCGCAAAGCCCCGCGCTCCGTTCCCGTAAATTTTTGTTTGCACTACGGGTCAATCGCGCGGATCAAAGGCGTTCCGGGGAGGAATAAACGGAGGAATTCAAAATGGCAGTCATCACAATGAAACAGCTTCTCGAAGCGGGCGTGCACTTCGGTCACCAGACGCGTAAATGGAACCCCAAGATGAAGAAGTACATCTTCGCGGCGAGAAACGACATTCACATCATCGATCTGCAACTTACGGTCGGCCTCATCGAGCAGGCGTATTCGTTCGTCGCGGATTCCGTGAAAGCGGGCAAGAGCGTGCTGTTCGTCGGCACCAAGAAGCAGGCGCAGGAAGCCATCAAGGAAGAGGCGCAGCGCTGCGGTCAGTTCTATATCAATTCCCGCTGGCTCGGCGGCACGCTGACCAACTTCAAGACCATCCGTTCGAGAATCGACCGTCTCAATAAACTCAACAAGATGGAAGAGTCGGGCGAATTCGATCTTCTTCCCAAAAAGGAAGTTCTCGGCCTCAAAAAAGAGATGGAAAAACTGGAAAACAATCTCGGCGGCATCAAGGACATGAAGGGCCTGCCCGGCGTCATGTTCATCGTCGATCCCCATAACGAAGACATCGCGGTGCAGGAAGCGAGAAAACTCAACATTCCCACCGTCGCGATCACCGATACCAACTGCGATCCCGACCTCATCGACTACGTGATCCCCGGTAACGACGACGCGATCCGCGCGGTCAAACTCATCTCTTCGGTCATCGCCAACGCGGTCATCGAGGCGAACCAAGGCGAGACCATGGACGTTGCGCTTGCCGCCGAAAAGGAGGAAGCCGCGCCCGAATCCATCGAAGAAGTCGTGGAAGCGGCTGCTGCCGCGGATGCGGAATAATCGTTAAGAATACGGAATATAGGAGAATAAAGAAATGGCAATCACAGCAAGCGACGTAAACGCGCTGCGTCAGAAGACGGGCGTTGGCATGATGGACTGCAAAAAGGCCTTGACCGAAGCGAACGGCGACATGGACAAGGCAGTGGAGATCCTGCGCGAGAAAGGCATGGCGACCGCGGCGAAAAAAGCGGGACGCATCGCGGCGGAAGGCATCGTCGACAGTTATATCCATATGGGCGGCAAAGTGGGCGTGCTCGTAGAAGTCAACTGCGAGACCGACTTCGTTGCGAGGGGCGACCAGTTCAAAGAGTTGGTGCACGATATCGCCTTGCAGATCGCGGCGGCGAAACCCGAATATATCACCAAGGAAGAAGTTCCCCAGGAAGTTCTGGATAAAGAAAAAGAAATCCTGAAAGTGCAGGCGATGAACGAGGGCAAGCCCGAAGCGATCGCCGAAAAGATGGTGCAGGGCAGGATCAAGAAATATTACGAAGATTTCTGCCTGTTGGAGCAGCCTTTCGTAAAGGATACTTCCAAGACCATCGGCACGCTCATTACCGAGGCGGTCGCCGCCATCGGCGAAAAGATCACGGTGAGACGCTTTGCCCGTTTCGAAATGGGCGAGGGCCTCGAAAAGAAAAAGGACGACCTCGCGGAGGAAGTCGAAAAACAAGTTTCCAAGATGAAAGGTTAACGACCGAAGGCGCACAATTATCGATTTTTGTGTGCCTTTTTTTCCACTAACGGTACGGAGGACTTATGAAAACAGATTTAAAACCCAAGTATAAGAGGATCGTTTTAAAACTTTCGGGCGAGGCGCTCGCGGGAGATAAGGGCTTCGGGCTGGACGAAGAGATCATCGCCGGCGTCGTCGATCAGCTCATCCGCGTACACGATATGGGCGTGGAGATCGGCATCGTCATCGGCGGCGGTAATTTCTGGCGCGGCCGTCAGGGCACCAGCATGGACCGCACCACCGCGGATCACATGGGAATGCTCGCTACCGTCATCAACTCGCTCGCCTTGCAGGACGCGATCGAGCAGAAGGGCGTTCCCACCCGCGTGCAGACCGCGCTCAATATGGTCAGCGTGGCGGAACCCTTTATCCTTCGCAAAGCCCTCAGGCACTTCGAACTGGGCAGGATCGTCATTTTCGCCTGCGGCACGGGCAATCCCTACTGTTCTACCGATACGGGCGCTGCGCTGCGCGCCTGCGAGATCAACGCGGATATCCTGCTTTTAGCCAAGAACGTGGACGGGATCTACGACGACGATCCCAAGACCAACCCCGATGCGAAGAAGATCGACCGCATCACGCATATGGAAGTCATCAATCGCGGACTGAAAGCCATGGACACCACGGCGATCACGATGTGTATGGATAACGACGTGCCCGTTCTGGCGTTCGCGCTCTCCGAAAAGGACGCGATCGTGCGCGCGATCGCTGGCGAACAGACGGGAACGCTCATCACCAACGAAAATTAAAAAAAGGAGAACGACATGACAGACAACGAAAAAGTGGAAGAGATTTTGCTCGTTTTGGAAGAGAGATTGGAAAAAACGTTTTCCGTCCTCAAAGAAAACTATGCCTCCGTGCGGGCGGGCAGGGCCAATCCGCACATTCTTGACAAAGTTCTCGTGGACTATTACGGAACCATGTCGCCTCTCAATCAAGTGGGCAACATTTCCGTATCCGATGCGAAGTGCCTCG from Candidatus Borkfalkia ceftriaxoniphila includes the following:
- the ruvX gene encoding Holliday junction resolvase RuvX, with product MEKRIIAFDIGDKRVGVAVSDPFNTFALPASTFFRTKNAEEDAEKLAALAREKEAGLIVCGLPFNFDGSESAQTIKTKKFAQLLEARTELPVVFEDERFTTMEAERVLISGGVRRENRKQSIDSIAASYILEGYLNKRNKGANQ
- a CDS encoding DUF1292 domain-containing protein, producing the protein MSKDKQMHDEECDCCEEDVNIVDLVDDEGKVHKCYHIGTIEYKNGWYAFFQPADEEEDDEDSVTILQIVGEEGEEELVPVEDDKLLDEVFEEFCRIMEEDEDADEAASLDTEFEEGCGCGCVHHDHKHPKEDK
- the rpsB gene encoding 30S ribosomal protein S2, which codes for MAVITMKQLLEAGVHFGHQTRKWNPKMKKYIFAARNDIHIIDLQLTVGLIEQAYSFVADSVKAGKSVLFVGTKKQAQEAIKEEAQRCGQFYINSRWLGGTLTNFKTIRSRIDRLNKLNKMEESGEFDLLPKKEVLGLKKEMEKLENNLGGIKDMKGLPGVMFIVDPHNEDIAVQEARKLNIPTVAITDTNCDPDLIDYVIPGNDDAIRAVKLISSVIANAVIEANQGETMDVALAAEKEEAAPESIEEVVEAAAAADAE
- the tsf gene encoding translation elongation factor Ts, with amino-acid sequence MAITASDVNALRQKTGVGMMDCKKALTEANGDMDKAVEILREKGMATAAKKAGRIAAEGIVDSYIHMGGKVGVLVEVNCETDFVARGDQFKELVHDIALQIAAAKPEYITKEEVPQEVLDKEKEILKVQAMNEGKPEAIAEKMVQGRIKKYYEDFCLLEQPFVKDTSKTIGTLITEAVAAIGEKITVRRFARFEMGEGLEKKKDDLAEEVEKQVSKMKG
- the pyrH gene encoding UMP kinase, which codes for MKTDLKPKYKRIVLKLSGEALAGDKGFGLDEEIIAGVVDQLIRVHDMGVEIGIVIGGGNFWRGRQGTSMDRTTADHMGMLATVINSLALQDAIEQKGVPTRVQTALNMVSVAEPFILRKALRHFELGRIVIFACGTGNPYCSTDTGAALRACEINADILLLAKNVDGIYDDDPKTNPDAKKIDRITHMEVINRGLKAMDTTAITMCMDNDVPVLAFALSEKDAIVRAIAGEQTGTLITNEN